The following is a genomic window from Hydrogenobaculum sp. Y04AAS1.
CAAAAGAGTTGTATCAAAAACTAAGAGAACACATAAACAGTATAGACAATCAGCTTAACAAAGCGGCAGAATCAGAAGCCAGTCACCTTATAGGCTTAAGAAGCAAAATAATTCAATTAAAATCTGATATATCAAACATCCAAACAGAGTTATCTGAAATAAAAGAAGCAAAAAGACGCATAGAAGCCGAGTTAGAAAGAGCAAGAAGATATGATCCTTGGAGTGCAAGACAGTTAGAGTTAGAGCTAAGACAGTTAAACGCTGAAGAAGAACACTTAAAAAAGGAACTTTCAAGGGTAGAACAAAACCTATCAACGGTTTTTGATAAGAGCGCTGTAATAGATTTCTTAGAAAATAAAATATCAATAGATGCTTTGGTAAAAACCGCTCTAAAGGAAAGCCACTACAAAGACCAACTTAAAGACATAGGAATATCTTTCGATAGATATCAAGACAAGGTATTAAAAAGATTTATTGGAAAAACCCCAGAGTTTGGATATGCTAAAAACCTTGAAAAGGTATTTGAAATAGCCCAAGAAAAAGCCGTAAGAGATGGTGTAGCGGAAGTATCACCGGCTCACCTTGTTTCAGCGCTTTTGGAAGCAAAAGATTTTATAGCAGCAAAACTTTTAGATCAAATTATAGGAGGTAAAAGCATGGACACAGAAAAAGAAATTCAAGAAGAAGAGAAGTCTATACTAGAACGCTATGGTGTAGACCTTACCCAAAAGGCAAGGGACGGAAAATTAGATCCAGTTATAGGGAGAGAGAAAGAAATAAACCAAACCATAGAAATATTGTTAAGACGTAGCAAAAACAATCCTGTTTTAGTAGGAGACCCTGGCGTTGGTAAAACGGCTATAGTAGAGGGTCTAGCCCAAAGGATAATAAACAAAGAAGTACCCCCAGAACTTCAAGATAAAAGCATCATAAGTATAGACATGGGTTCATTGGTAGCTGGCTCTAAGTATAGAGGAGAATTTGAAGAAAGGGTAAAAAAGCTTTTAGAAGAACTAAAAGAAAAACCAGAGGCAATACTTTTTATAGATGAAATCCACACTGTAATAGGAGCTGGAAAAGGTGAAGGATCGCTGGATGCCGGCAACATGCTAAAACCAGCGTTGGCCAGGGGTGAAATAAGACTAATAGGAGCTACCACCGTTGATGAATATAGAAAATATATAGAAAAAGACTTAGCCTTAGAAAGAAGATTTCAGCCAGTTTATGTAGACGAACCTACTATAGAAGAAGCTATAGAGATACTAAACGGCTTAAGACCAAAGCTAGAAGACTTTCACAAAGTAAAAATAGAAGATGATGCAATAGACGGTGCTGTAAAACTCACACACAGGTATGTAACTTTTAGAAAACTCCCAGATAAAGCAATAGATGCCCTAGATCAAGCTTGTGCTCGTAAAAAACTAGCATCTGTAAGCGTACCCCCAGAACTTCAAGAAATAGAAAGAAAGTTAAGAGCTTTAGAAGAGCAGATTATAAATGCAAACTTGTCTGGGGATTATGAAAAAGAAGCAGAGCTCAAGATTCAAAAGATTAACCTAGAAAAGCAAAAACAAGATATTATAAACAAGCTAGATATGGTAGATATGAAGATAAACCAGCTAAAGAAAAAGCTAGAAGAATTAGAACAACAGATTATAAAATTTGCTGAAAAAGGAGACTATGAGAAAGAGGCAGAGCTTAAGATAGAAATGGTAAACACAGAAAAAGAGATAAAAGCTTTAGAGTCCAAAAGAGCAAAAACTTTAAGTGTAACATCAGACGATATAGCCCAGGTGGTCTCAGACTGGACTGGTATACCTCTTAACAAATTAAAAGAAGAAGAAATGGAAAAGCTACTACACTTAGAAGAAGAGCTACACAAGAGAGTTATAGGACAAGATGACGCCGTGGTAGCTGTAGCAGAAGCCATAAGAAGAGCAAGAGCAGGCTTGAAAGATCCAAAACGCCCAATAGCTTCTTTCTTGTTCTTAGGGCCCACGGGTGTAGGTAAAACTGAGCTATCAAAAGCTTTGGCTGAACTTTTATTTGGAGAAGAAGACGCGCTTATAAGGCTTGACATGTCAGAATTTAAAGAAGAGCATACTGTATCAAAGCTTATAGGTGCACCTCCTGGATACGTAGGATACGAAGAAGGGGGCAAATTGACAGAAGCAGTTAGAAGAAAACCCTACAGCGTAATACTTCTAGACGAAATAGAAAAAGCCCACCCAAGAGTATTTGACTTATTCTTGCAAGTGCTTGATGACGGAAGGTTGACTGATTCTCATGGGAGAACTGTAGATTTTAGAAACACCGTTATTATTATGACTTCTAATATAGGTAGCACATATCTTCTAACGTTGCCTTTGGAAGGGGATTCTGAAGAGATAAAGAAAGAGTTTGAAAAAGCTAAAGAAAAGGTGTTAGGAGAGCTAAAGCATTTCTTTAGACCTGAGTTTCTAAATAGAATAGACGATATAATCGTATTCAAACCTCTTACCATGGAGCAACTCATACAAATAGTAGACTTGTTGTTAGAAGATCTAAACAAACGTCTAAAGGACAAAGGCATAAAATTAGAGCTCACTTTAGAAGCCAAAAAAGAGCTTGCCAGAAGAGGGTATGAGCCAGCTTTCGGTGCAAGACCTTTAAAACGTACAGTACAAAAACTGTTAGAAACACCTTTAGCCAACAAGATGATAAAAGATGAGATAAAAGAAAACTCTACTGTAAAAGTAGATATAAAAGACGGAGAGTTTGTGTTTGAAACTACCTAACAAATATTTCTGATAACGGCGGGAGAATAACCCGCCATTTTTTGCTATAATACTCCAATGAAAAAGCCAGAGATACTATCTCCAGTAGGTCATTTTGAAGGATTGATGTCCGCAATAAAAGCCGGTGCTGATGCTGTATACATGGGACTTGAAAAACTAAATCAAAGAGCTGGAAAAGGTGGTTTTTCAAAAGAAGATATAAAAGAAATTAGACTTATAACCAAAGACCATGGTATAAGGCAATATATAACGCTAAATTCTATAGTGTTTGATGAAGATTTACCTTATTTGGAAGATGTACTTGATTTTTTAAAAGAAATAGAAGTTGATGCGGTTATAGCTTGGGATTTCTCGGTAGTACTTGGAAGTATAAAAAGAGGTTTAGAAACACATATCTCCACAATGGCATCGGTATCAAACCACATATCTGGTAAATTCTATAAAGAACTTGGCGTAAAACGAATAGTCCCGGCAAAGGAGTTAGATTTAAACTCCATTAAAAGCTTAAAACAAAATACCGGATTAGAAGTAGAGGTTTTCGTACATGGATCTATGTGTATGGCTGTATCCGGTAGATGTTTTTTGAGCCATGAGGTTTTTCAAAAATCCGGAAACAGAGGAGAGTGCTATCAAGTCTGTAGACACGAGTTTGACATAAAGGTAATATCGAAAAACTCCGGCACAGAGTATTACCTTGGTAGCGACTATGTTATGTCAGCCAAAGATCTTCTTACTATAAACTTTGCGGATAAGCTTATGTGGGCAGACGCTTGGAAGATAGAAGGAAGAAACAAAAACCCAGATTATGTTTATATGACCACAAAAGCTTACAGAGAAGCCAGAGAACGTATATTAAACAACGAGTGGACCCAAAAAGGCTATCAAGACCTTATAGATATGTTAGAAAGAGTATACCATAGGGAATGGGACGGTGGTTTTTACTTTGGTGAGGCTTCCTTTGGTATAAACTCATCTATAGCAAAAGAAGAAAAGATATACGTAGGGGATGTTGTAAAATTTTATCCCAAGGCTTCTGTGGCAGAGGTAAAAGTAGTAGCACATCCTTTAAAAGTAGGCGATACCATACATATAATAGGAGAAACCACAGGCCTTGTAAGACAGAAAGTAGAATCAATGGAGATAGAAAATCAACGCATAGATCAAGCAGAAAAAGGCACAGCTATAGGTTTAAAAGTGAACGAAAAAGTAAGAGAAAAAGATAAAGTTTATATTGTAAAAGAAAAATAGTATAATATTTTTTATGAAAGAGTACGCTTTAGAAATAGCAACAAAAGCAAAAGCTGTATTACCCAAACTTTCAAGTTTAAACCCGGCTGTGAAAAATTCTATTCTTATAAGAGTATCTCAGCTTTTAAAAGAAAACAAAGAGCTAATCCAAAAAGAAAACGAAAAAGACATAGAGTTTGCAAAGTCCATAAATCTTTCAAAGGCAATGATAGATAGGCTTAAAGTGGGAGAAAAACAAATAAACGGTATGATAAAGATATTGGAGGATGTGGCAAAGCTAAAAGATCCAGTGGGCGAAATAACCTCTATGTGGACGGTAGATAACGGCCTTAAAATAGGTAGAATGAGAGTTCCCCTTGGAGTTATTTTTATAATATACGAATCAAGGCCAAACGTTACCATAGAAGCAGCTAGTTTGTGCTTTAAATCTTCCAATGCCGTTATCCTAAGAGGTGGTAAAGAAGCTATTCACACAAACAAAATACTTTCAGATCTGTTTAGACAAGCTATAAGAGAGCATGTAGAGGGTTTAGAAGATGCCGTTTGCTTTGTAGATAAAAGGGAAAGAGAGATAGTTACAGAGCTTTTACAGCTAGAGGGTTTAGTAGACGTAGCTATACCAAGAGGAGGGGAAAGTCTTATAAAGGCTGTATCAGAAACTGCCAAAATATCTGTTATAAAACATTACAAAGGTGTTTGCAGTATATATGTAGACAACGAAGCAGATCTTAAAAAAGCTTACAATATCGTATACAATGCAAAGGTACAAAGGCCATCAGTTTGCAACGCCATAGAAAACCTTGTTATACATAAAGATCTCTTACAAGATTTTTGGCCAAAAATGGCTATGGTGCTTTTAGAAAGCGATGTTGAACTAAGATGCGATGAAGATAGCTATGAAATATTGCAAAATAAGGATTTTGATTCTTTTAAAAGCAAAATAAAAAAAGCAACTGAAAAAGATTACTACGAAGAATTTTTAGATCTCATATTGGCTGTTAAAACGGTAAATTCTTTGGAAGAGGCAATGCAGTTTATAGAAAAATATGGTTCTAAGCATTCTGATGCCATTATCACCGAGAACCATACAAAAGCTATGAGGTTTTTGCAAGAAGTGGATTCGGCAGCAGTTTACGTAAACGCTTCTACAAGGTTTACAGATGGCAACGAGTTTGGCTTAGGGGCTGAGATGGGTATTTCTACAGACAAAATCCATGCAAGAGGACCGATGGCTTTAAGAGAGCTTACCATAGAAAAATTTATAATCTTTGGAAACGGGCAACTAAGAGAAAATGTAGGCATACCAAAGGAACTAAAGGAAAAGCTTCAAATAGATTAATTTAGTTTTTAGGATTTTGATGTTGTAAAACAAAAGCTTCTACGTTTTTCAAATAGCAAGCTTTGATAGAATTTGTATAATATATAAATTTTGTTAGCTTGTCTATGCTCAACGGGTTTTGCAAACATAGTTTTATAACATCCAATACATTTTTCTTATCCACCCTAAAGCCAATATCCATTTTTCCTAAGATGGCAGCTACATCTTTTATTTTATCTATATACTCTCCGTAAAGAGAATAAGAACAAAAACCAATTGGCTCCACTATATTATGCCCACCATAACCTTTTACAAAAGATCCGCCCACTATACTAACGATGGCTCTTTTATAATATTCTTTCAACTCACCAAGCGTATCCAAAACCACTACCCTTGAGTGTTTTTTTTGAGTTTTAAGATAGGCATCTATACTATTTTGTTTTAAAAACTTTAACACTTCAGAAGCTCTATCTACATGCCTTGGAGCCAAGATAACGTTGTAATCTGTAGATTTTATTATCCACTTTACGGCATCTAGTAAAATCTCTTCTTCTTTTTCGTGGGTACTTCCTATTACTATGCTATCTTTTTTTATATGCTCACACTTTACATCGATACAGAGTTTTAGATTACCACATAAAAGTATATTTTTGTTTATAGTATTTAAAAGCTCAAAACTATTTTCATCTTTTGGCAAAATTTTGTCAAAAAATCTTATCAAAAACCTTTCAAGCATATTTTTAGGAGCCCTTGCATTTAAAAGCATTTTTGGTATATCTGATTTTATTAGAAACGGCCAAAACTCTTTTTCCACAGTGATAAGACAGCAAGGTTTTGCGTTGGCTATAAATTTATTCCATATTATCGGCAAATCCAAAGGCAATGGTAGCGTAGGATAATTCAAATTTAAAAAGAAGCGTTTAGCTCTTGGAGAAAAGTATGTTATAAATACAGGAAATTTAGAGCTAATATGCTCTATTATAAACTTAACGCTGTTGAACTCACCAACGCTTGCGGTATGAAACCAAACGGCATTCCTGGGTAAGTTTACATCTTCTATTAAAAGCCTTTTCGAAAGCTCTAATGTCAATTAGCTATCTATTTCTCCAGCTATAAATTTGTTAACAAGTTCTTTAGCTTTATAGTCTGGGTATTGTATAGGTGGGTGCTTCATAGTATAAGCACTAATAGAATGAAGTGGACCGGCTATACCTCTATCTCTTGCAAGTTTTGCGCATCTTATAGCGTCTACGGCAGAGCCAGCACTATTTGGTGAGTCTTCTACATCAAGCCTTGCTTCTACATGCATGGGCACATCCCCAAAAAGCCTACCCTCCATTCTTATATAAGCAACTTTCCTATCTTTTAACCAAGGTACCCAATCAGAAGGTCCTATATGTATGTTGCCATATCCTAAATCGTAATCTATAATAGAGCTAACAGCTTTTGTTTTAGATTCTTTTTTGGTATCAAGCCTTTTCCTTTCTAACATATTTAAAAAGTCTGTATTACCACCGACGTTTAATTGATATGTTTTATCTATCTTTACACCCCTATCTTTAAAAAGTTGAACTATTGTTCTATGGAATATAGTAGCTCCAAGTTGAGATTTTATATCATCCCCTACTGCCGGTATACCTGCATCTCTAAAACGCTTGGCCCATTCGTTATCAGAAACTATAAAGGTAGGCATAGCATTTATAAAAGCAACACCAGCTTTAAGAGCACATTCAGCATAAAATCTAGCAGCTTGTTCTGAACCAACAGGCACATAGTTTATTAACACATCTGCTTTGGTTTCTTTTAACACACTTACTATTGTATCCATATCGTCTTCTTTTTCATCGGCTTTTATAAAAGTAAGATCTTCCGGATAATTTGACATGTGTTCTGCTAAACCATCTAAGACTTTGCCCATTCTAACTTTACAGCCTAGATTTGGCACATTTGGCTCAAAAATTGCAGTGCAATTTGGTTTTTCGTAAATGGCTTCCGAAACATCCTTGCCAACTTTCCTTTTGTCTATATCCCAAGCAGCTACAACCTGTATATCGTAAGGCTTGTATCCCCCAATATCATCGTACATAAGCCCGCTTACGTCTTTTAAATTATTTTTCTTGTAGTAAAATATGCCTTGTATAAGAGCACTAGCACAATTTCCCACTCCAACTACAGCAAGCTTTATCATGGTCAACCACCGCCGTATTCTGATTGTTCTATTTCCATCATGAAATCTTCCACGTAATGAGTGATTTGATCAAACAACTCTTGGTCTGGAAGATCAAAATAATAATCAAAAAGCTCTATTCTTCTCTCGTGACATTTATTATCTTCTAAGCAAAATTTTACCAAAACCAAGGGTCTTTCACAGTCGGGACAGCAATCATTCCCAGGCATACAAAGTTCCACTATCGTTTCTACCTGGTCAAAGCTGCTACTCAAAAACTCCTCTAGCCTCTTAAGCTTATCTAAGTGCTCTTTCCATTTTTTCATACCTAATATTTTAGCATACCTAATTTTGTTGTATATATCTTTTATCTGTTTCATAGTAAACTCTTTACTATCTGAATTGTCGATAACAAAATCTGCATATTTTATTTTTTCTTCTATTGGCATTTGCCTTGATAATCTTTTTTCTATCTGTTCTTCCGTATAACCTTTTTCGATAAGCCTTTTTTTTGAGATTTCCTTGTCAGCATAAACCACTATCACAATATCGTAATCTTTGTAAGTACCATTTTCTACAACAAGAGAAGCCTCTAATGCAAACATATCACAATCTAAATTTTTTATTAAATTATCTAAATATTCATAAAGGGCTTTATGCACTATCTTTTCTAAAGACAACAACTTTTGTTTATCATCAAAAACAATATCTGCAACTTTTTTTCTGTCTATATTTCCATCCTTTAATATGCCTTCTCCCAAAAGCTTTACAACATCGTGCTTTAACTTTTCATCGTTTTTGTAAAGTTCATGGATTATGGCATCCGCATCGTAAACACAAACCCCTAAGCTTTTAAATAAAGACGATATAAAAGATTTGCCCACACCAAAATTTCCAGTAATAGCTATTTTTATCACTTTTTCTTCTTTCTTATCCTTATTGCATCTGGTGTAACTTCTATAAGCTCATCTTGAGTAATCCACTCCATCGCTTGCTCAAAGTTCATTTTTTTAGGAGGGGTGAGTCTTACATACTCTTCTGCAGCAGCAGCTCTGTTGTTGGTTAGTTTTTTTTCTTTGGTTATATTTACATAAAGATCGTTATCTTTGTTGTGCTCTCCTATAACCATACCTTCGTAAACTTCTGTGCCTGGCTCTATAAAAAATATCCCTCTATCTTCAAGTCCAAGCAAAGCATAAGGAGTAGCCACACCTTTTCTATCTGCTACTATTGCCCCGTTTATACGGCTTTTAATATCACCCTGCCAAGGTTCATAGCCTTCTAAAACCGTATTTATAAGACCTTCCCCTCTTGTATCAGTTTTAAACTCAGATCTATATCCTATTAAACCTCTAGAAGGCACTATAAATTCTAACCTCACTCTACCAAAACCGTGGTTTACCATATTCACCATACGCCCTTTTCTAGAACCAAGCTTTTGAGATACTATTCCTATATGTTCTTCTGGTATGTCTAAAATAACCCTTTCTATAGGTTCTAACGTTTTACCGTTTTCTTCTAACGTTACAACATCTGGTTTTGACACTTGGAATTCATAACCTTCCCTTCTCATAGTTTCTACTAAAATAGCCATTTGAAGCTCACCTCTTCCTATAACCAAAAAAGAATCTGTAGAATCTGTATCTTTTACCTTTATAGCCACATTCATCAAAGTTTCTTTGTAAAGTCTATCTCTTAGATGCCTTGATGTAACGTATTTTCCAGATCTTCCCGCAAAAGGAGAATCGTTTACAGAAAATGTCATGAATATAGTGGGTTCTTCAACTTTTATAGAAGGTAAGGGTACAGGATTTTCCACATCTGAAATAGTTTGACCTATGTTGATATCATCAAAACCAGCTACAGCCACTATATCACCAGCAAAGACCTCTTTTGTTTCCATTCTCTTCAGACCTTCTATCGTATATATGGCTTTTACAAAACCGCTCCTAACAACACCTTCTTCTGGTGAGACTATGGATACTTGTTGATTTTGTCTTAGTGAACCGTTTTGTATACGCCCTATGGCCAATCTTCCTAAGAAATTATCGTAATCTAAAGATGCCACTAAAAGCTGTAAAACTTGATTTTCATCGTATTTTGGAGCTGGAATAGTATTTATAATGGCTTCAAACAAAGGCTCTAAAGAAGATGATTCTTCTTCTAAAGAAAGTTTAGCTATACCTTTTTTGGCTATGGCGTATAAAACTGGAAAATCAAGCTGATCTTCCGTAGCATCAAGGTCTATGAAAAGATCGTATATTTCGTTTAAAACCTCTTGCGGTCTTGCATCCTGCCTGTCTATTTTATTTATTACCACTATCGGTGTTAGCTTTGCTTCAAGAGCTTTTCTCAACACAAACCTAGTTTGAGGAAGAGGTCCTTCTGCAGCATCCACAAGCAATATAACACCATCTACCATATTTAGGATGCGCTCTACTTCACCACCAAAATCGGCGTGCCCAGGAGTGTCCACTATATTTATCTTTATATCTTTATAGTTCACAGAGGTGTTTTTTGCTAAAATCGTAATACCTCTTTCTCTCTCAAGCGCATTGCTATCTAAAATACGCTCTTGCACCTCCTCATTTTGTCTAAAAGTGCCACTTTGTTTTAGAAGTGCATCCACCAATGTGGTTTTACCATGGTCTACGTGAGCAATAATTGCTACATTCCTAATATCTTCTCTAATCTTCATCTATCATCCTTCAAGCGTTCATCGCTTTTAAAAATTCTTGATTCGTTTTAAACTTTTTGAGCTTATCAAGTAAAAACTCCATCGCTTCTACGTCATCCATAGAAGAGAAGAATTTTCTAAGAACCCAGATACGCTGCAACTCCCAATCCGATAAAAGTAGCTCTTCTTTTCTTGTGCCGGATTTGCTTATATTTATAGCTGGGAATATACGTTTCTCTGTCAGCCTTCTATCAAGGTGCACTTCCATATTACCTGTACCTTTAAACTCTTCATATATAACATCATCCATACGAGAACCAGTTTCTATTAGCGCTGTAGCTATGATGGTTAGACTTCCACCATCTTCTATATTTCTAGCGGCTCCAAAGAATTTCTTGGGTCTTTGTAAAGCTGTAGCTTCTATACCACCTGAAAGCACCCTGCCTGTTGGTGGTGTTACGGCATTGGAAGCTCTTGCAAACCTTGTCATAGAATCAAGAAGTATTACCACGTCGTTTCCAAGCTCCACAAGTCTTTTGGCTTTTTCTATAACAAGCTCAGCCACCTGCATATGTCTTTCTGGTGGCTCGTCAAAGGTAGAGGCTATAACCTCTGGTTCATGATCGGCATTGTCTGCATTTGACATCACTATACGCCTCATCTCAGTAACTTCTTCCGGTCTTTCATCTATCAGTAAAATAATTAAGTATACTTCTGGGTGGTTGGTAAGAATAGCCTTTGACAAACGTTGAAGAATAACGGTTTTACCAGCTTTTGGCGGTGCTACAATAAGCCCTCTTTGACCTTTACCTATAGGACTAACCAAACTAAGCACCCTTGTGGCATAGTCTGATGGATTGTATTCTATATTAAGGCGCTCCGTAGGATGGTACGGCACCAACTTATCAAAAGACGATCTACTTCTTAGCTCCAAAGAACCTATAGGCAATCCGTTTACAGACTCTATCTTTATAAGAGCGTAATATTTTTCATTGTCTTTTGGTGGTCTTGAAAAGCCTATTATAGTATCACCAGTCCTTAAATATAGTTTTTTTATCTGAGACGGAGATACATATATATCATCTGGGTTTGGCATGTAGTTATTGTTTGAGCTTCTTAAAAATCCATATCCATCTTGCAAAACTTCTAGTACTCCTCTTACAAACCTTAAACCCTTTGTTTTACCGTAAGCTTCAAGAATATTCTCTATGAGCTCTTCTTTTCTTATACCGGTGATCCTTTTCAAATCAAACTCTTTACCGAGTTTTTGTAACTCGGATATTGTCATTTTTTTAAGTTCCTCTAGCGATAGCTCTTTGTTAGTTTCTTTGGTTGTAATGTCTTGTTCCATAATCAATCCCACCTAATTAAACGCTGGTATTTTTATAGCGGGTTTATGGCCATCCAGCTCCCGCTTATGGCCTATTGAAATATCATTTTCCAATACAAAATGTAGAAAATATCTCATCCAAAACGTCTTCATCTTTAATAAGTCCAAGAATTTCCTCAAGATAATCTAGAGCCTCCCTTATATAAAGCATCATAACTTCTGTTTTATTTTGCAAAACAGCTTCTTTCAATGACTCTAAAGCTTTAGCTACCAAAAACTTATTCCTTTTTGAAACATAAATACCATCATCGGCTAAATCCAACATATGTAAAACTTTATTTTTCAAGTATTCAACATTTTCTTGGTTTCTTATAGAAATAATTATAGCATTATTTTTGAAAAAATCAAGAGTTTTGCTATTTATCCCCAAATCACTTTTATTTAAAGCAACCAGAGTATTTAGGTTTTTAACAATATCATAAATAAAGTAATCTTCTTCTTCAAGATCTTTAGAACCATCCACCACAAACAGCACAACATGAGCTTCTTTCATATGTTCAATCGCTATGTTTATACCTTCTCTTTCTATTGGATTGTCAGTTTTCCTAATACCAGCTGTATCAACAAGTTTGACAGGGAAACCATTTATTTCAAGCCTATCCTCTATATAATCTCTCGTAGTCCCAGGTATATCAGACACTATAGCCCTTCTTTTTTGTAAAAGCGTATTAAACAATGAAGACTTACCAACGTTTGGTTTACCTACTATAGCTACTTTTATACCATCGTATAAATAAGATTGTTCTTTTAGCTTTTTATGAAACTCTTCCAACCTACAAATTAGATCATTGATTTCTTTTTTTATCTCATTTACATCAAGGGGTTGTATATCCTCATAACCAAACTCTATATCTGCTTCTATGTTAGCAATGATCCTTATAAACTCTTTTCTTAGTCCTTCAATAAAAGAAGAGAATTTACCTTTTAACATGTTTAAAGCATTTTCTAAAGCCTTTTCAGTATTGGCACTTATTAAAAGCTCAACACTTGAAGCTTCATCCAAGGTCATTTTGCCATTTAAAAATGCTCTTTTTGTAAACTCTCCAGGTGAAGCAAAGGAGCACCCGTAATCTACAAGCGTTTCTATAGCTTTTTCTATAATAATAGGATTTCCGTGAAAGAAGATTTCAAGCATATCCTCTCCGGTATAAGAACGAGGAGCCTTGTAGTATATAGCTATAACATCGTCAAGTTCTTTATTGTTTACATAAAAAGATGTACGATAGGCATACCTTGGCTTTGGATTTTCAATGTGCAAAAATCTATTAGCTATATCTATGCAGTTGAAGCCAGATAACCTCAATATAGAAATAGCCGATTTTAAAACAGGAGTTGCCGGAGCTACAATAGTATTATTCATAAAAACCTAAAGGGAGGATGACGGGGGTCGAACCCGCGACATAGGGATCCACAATCCCTCGCTCTGCCAGTTGAGCTACATCCTCCTAAAGAGAGTTTCAAAAACTGGGGTGCCTGGATTCGAACCAGGAACCCTCGGATCCAAAATCCGATGCTCTGCCAGTTGAGCTACACCCCATGAGAATATTTATTATAGCAAAATTTATTTGGAAAATCAAGGATTATCTAAAATTAAAAGAAGAACCACATTTACAGGACTGCTTTATGTTTGGGTTGTTGAATATAAAATTGTTGGTTTTCATAAGATTTTCTATATAGTCTAGTTCCGTGCCCTTTAGATAATCGTAAGAGTATTTGTCTATAGCAAGCTTAAAATCGCCGTAATCTATTACTATATCGCTGTCTTTTACAGCGTTATCAAATTCGGTATAATATTTATACCCTGCGCATCCTTCTTCTATAAGGCTTACTCTAAAAACCGGGTTTGTAAGCTGTTTTTTAGCGGCCAGTTTCTTAATGGCCTTTATAGCTCTATCTGTCAATGTAAATTCTACCATAGTTTTCATACCATTACCTCCTTCAAGGTGTTTATTCTAATATACTTATAAATTTAATTTT
Proteins encoded in this region:
- the coaE gene encoding dephospho-CoA kinase (Dephospho-CoA kinase (CoaE) performs the final step in coenzyme A biosynthesis.) codes for the protein MIKIAITGNFGVGKSFISSLFKSLGVCVYDADAIIHELYKNDEKLKHDVVKLLGEGILKDGNIDRKKVADIVFDDKQKLLSLEKIVHKALYEYLDNLIKNLDCDMFALEASLVVENGTYKDYDIVIVVYADKEISKKRLIEKGYTEEQIEKRLSRQMPIEEKIKYADFVIDNSDSKEFTMKQIKDIYNKIRYAKILGMKKWKEHLDKLKRLEEFLSSSFDQVETIVELCMPGNDCCPDCERPLVLVKFCLEDNKCHERRIELFDYYFDLPDQELFDQITHYVEDFMMEIEQSEYGGG
- the typA gene encoding translational GTPase TypA, coding for MKIREDIRNVAIIAHVDHGKTTLVDALLKQSGTFRQNEEVQERILDSNALERERGITILAKNTSVNYKDIKINIVDTPGHADFGGEVERILNMVDGVILLVDAAEGPLPQTRFVLRKALEAKLTPIVVINKIDRQDARPQEVLNEIYDLFIDLDATEDQLDFPVLYAIAKKGIAKLSLEEESSSLEPLFEAIINTIPAPKYDENQVLQLLVASLDYDNFLGRLAIGRIQNGSLRQNQQVSIVSPEEGVVRSGFVKAIYTIEGLKRMETKEVFAGDIVAVAGFDDINIGQTISDVENPVPLPSIKVEEPTIFMTFSVNDSPFAGRSGKYVTSRHLRDRLYKETLMNVAIKVKDTDSTDSFLVIGRGELQMAILVETMRREGYEFQVSKPDVVTLEENGKTLEPIERVILDIPEEHIGIVSQKLGSRKGRMVNMVNHGFGRVRLEFIVPSRGLIGYRSEFKTDTRGEGLINTVLEGYEPWQGDIKSRINGAIVADRKGVATPYALLGLEDRGIFFIEPGTEVYEGMVIGEHNKDNDLYVNITKEKKLTNNRAAAAEEYVRLTPPKKMNFEQAMEWITQDELIEVTPDAIRIRKKKK
- the mnmE gene encoding tRNA uridine-5-carboxymethylaminomethyl(34) synthesis GTPase MnmE, with the translated sequence MNNTIVAPATPVLKSAISILRLSGFNCIDIANRFLHIENPKPRYAYRTSFYVNNKELDDVIAIYYKAPRSYTGEDMLEIFFHGNPIIIEKAIETLVDYGCSFASPGEFTKRAFLNGKMTLDEASSVELLISANTEKALENALNMLKGKFSSFIEGLRKEFIRIIANIEADIEFGYEDIQPLDVNEIKKEINDLICRLEEFHKKLKEQSYLYDGIKVAIVGKPNVGKSSLFNTLLQKRRAIVSDIPGTTRDYIEDRLEINGFPVKLVDTAGIRKTDNPIEREGINIAIEHMKEAHVVLFVVDGSKDLEEEDYFIYDIVKNLNTLVALNKSDLGINSKTLDFFKNNAIIISIRNQENVEYLKNKVLHMLDLADDGIYVSKRNKFLVAKALESLKEAVLQNKTEVMMLYIREALDYLEEILGLIKDEDVLDEIFSTFCIGK
- the rho gene encoding transcription termination factor Rho; the protein is MEQDITTKETNKELSLEELKKMTISELQKLGKEFDLKRITGIRKEELIENILEAYGKTKGLRFVRGVLEVLQDGYGFLRSSNNNYMPNPDDIYVSPSQIKKLYLRTGDTIIGFSRPPKDNEKYYALIKIESVNGLPIGSLELRSRSSFDKLVPYHPTERLNIEYNPSDYATRVLSLVSPIGKGQRGLIVAPPKAGKTVILQRLSKAILTNHPEVYLIILLIDERPEEVTEMRRIVMSNADNADHEPEVIASTFDEPPERHMQVAELVIEKAKRLVELGNDVVILLDSMTRFARASNAVTPPTGRVLSGGIEATALQRPKKFFGAARNIEDGGSLTIIATALIETGSRMDDVIYEEFKGTGNMEVHLDRRLTEKRIFPAINISKSGTRKEELLLSDWELQRIWVLRKFFSSMDDVEAMEFLLDKLKKFKTNQEFLKAMNA
- a CDS encoding inositol-3-phosphate synthase; its protein translation is MIKLAVVGVGNCASALIQGIFYYKKNNLKDVSGLMYDDIGGYKPYDIQVVAAWDIDKRKVGKDVSEAIYEKPNCTAIFEPNVPNLGCKVRMGKVLDGLAEHMSNYPEDLTFIKADEKEDDMDTIVSVLKETKADVLINYVPVGSEQAARFYAECALKAGVAFINAMPTFIVSDNEWAKRFRDAGIPAVGDDIKSQLGATIFHRTIVQLFKDRGVKIDKTYQLNVGGNTDFLNMLERKRLDTKKESKTKAVSSIIDYDLGYGNIHIGPSDWVPWLKDRKVAYIRMEGRLFGDVPMHVEARLDVEDSPNSAGSAVDAIRCAKLARDRGIAGPLHSISAYTMKHPPIQYPDYKAKELVNKFIAGEIDS